The following are encoded together in the Candidatus Methylomirabilis oxygeniifera genome:
- a CDS encoding Periplasmic sensor signal transduction histidine kinase precursor, translated as MRSLFVKVFLWFWLATTLSGVALFLIGLATHTGPRAEHRRRLTEQWRHMGGQTLALYGEAAAVLLKREGQAALEDYTQRVERATGIRVILFLHGHEIVLGREASADARRLAERAMESGRTEIDEVGERPVLATRILGSQGEVYVVTGIVTSPHPPGVGPPPPMSGPQTGLLAEFPRFLRGFSMPALVSFFVGGLVCLGLAWHLTAPVRRLRATVQRFAGGELTARVGAGRGGDEIAALGRDFDVMAERIEGLMTAQRQLLRDISHELRSPLTRLNVALDLVRQRSGPEVKGMLGRIEREAVRLNDLIGQLLTLTKISTGGDLMPREPVSLTYLVQEIAADADFEAHIQHRSVRVVTEDELIIQGVEEILRRGIENVVRNAVRYTAEQTQVDITVSRRSGRSGDEVVIRVRDHGPGVPQSALSQLFLPFYRVADARDRQSGGTGIGLAITERAVHLHNGTVTAANAQDGGLIVDIVLPIATP; from the coding sequence ATGCGCAGCCTGTTTGTAAAGGTATTTCTCTGGTTCTGGTTGGCCACCACCCTGTCCGGCGTGGCGCTGTTCCTCATCGGCCTTGCTACTCACACCGGACCGCGGGCCGAGCATCGTCGGCGCCTGACCGAACAGTGGCGGCATATGGGAGGGCAGACCCTGGCCCTCTATGGCGAGGCGGCCGCTGTGCTGCTGAAGCGCGAGGGGCAGGCCGCGCTCGAAGACTACACGCAACGCGTTGAGCGTGCGACCGGTATCCGCGTGATACTGTTCCTTCATGGACATGAAATCGTACTTGGTCGGGAGGCTTCCGCGGACGCCAGGCGCCTGGCGGAGCGGGCCATGGAAAGCGGCAGGACCGAAATCGATGAGGTTGGCGAGAGACCCGTACTTGCCACGCGGATCCTCGGATCACAGGGAGAAGTATACGTTGTTACAGGCATCGTCACCAGCCCGCACCCGCCAGGGGTGGGCCCCCCTCCGCCCATGTCTGGGCCGCAGACTGGACTTCTTGCCGAATTCCCACGTTTTCTCCGAGGATTCAGCATGCCTGCGCTGGTAAGTTTTTTCGTTGGGGGGCTGGTATGTCTCGGACTCGCCTGGCATCTGACAGCCCCCGTCCGTCGGCTTCGCGCGACGGTACAACGGTTTGCCGGCGGTGAGTTGACGGCCCGCGTTGGGGCGGGACGGGGCGGGGACGAAATTGCTGCCCTGGGCCGAGATTTCGATGTCATGGCCGAACGAATCGAGGGGCTGATGACGGCGCAACGGCAACTGCTGCGCGACATTTCACATGAACTGCGGTCCCCACTGACCCGGCTAAACGTCGCCCTCGATCTGGTCCGGCAGCGGTCCGGTCCGGAGGTCAAAGGGATGCTGGGCAGGATCGAACGGGAGGCCGTACGGCTCAACGACTTGATCGGCCAACTCCTTACACTGACCAAGATTTCGACGGGCGGGGACCTGATGCCGCGAGAACCAGTCTCGCTCACATACCTTGTGCAGGAGATTGCCGCTGATGCCGACTTCGAGGCCCACATACAACATCGCAGCGTGCGCGTCGTCACAGAGGACGAGCTGATCATTCAGGGGGTCGAAGAGATACTCCGGCGAGGCATCGAGAACGTGGTGCGAAATGCGGTCCGCTATACCGCCGAACAGACTCAGGTGGACATCACGGTCAGTCGGCGGTCCGGCCGCTCTGGTGATGAGGTGGTTATTCGGGTCCGAGATCATGGTCCGGGCGTTCCTCAGAGCGCGCTGTCTCAGCTATTTCTCCCGTTCTACCGGGTGGCCGATGCCCGTGACCGGCAGTCTGGCGGGACGGGCATCGGCCTGGCCATCACCGAACGAGCGGTTCATTTGCACAACGGCACCGTCACCGCCGCCAACGCTCAAGATGGCGGGCTCATCGTGGATATTGTGCTTCCGATTGCCACTCCCTAA
- the glcD gene encoding glycolate oxidase, subunit GlcD (Evidence 2a : Function of homologous gene experimentally demonstrated in an other organism; PubMedId : 8606183, 9880556; Product type e : enzyme), which produces MEKPRIVKELAAIVGPEWVISDPDELTVYECDGMTYLEKAMPDVVVLPDNTEQVVAVVKLCGREQLPFLPRGAGTGLSGGAIAVSGGVIIGLNRMNRILEIDIPNQRAIVEPGLVNLALTQAVQDHSHYFAPDPASQAASSIGGNVAENAGGPHCLKYGTTTTHILGLEVVLASGEIVQVGGKTLDCPGYDLTGLFAGSEGTLGIATKVTVRLLRQAEAVKTLLASFRTIDAASEVVSEIIAAGIIPAALEMMDRHIIRALEEWLHIGYPEGAGAVLLIELDGPAAEIEAQTKQITQICNRCGALDLRIAMDEQERALLWRGRKGAVAAVGRITHEFYLQDGVVPRTTLPRVLREVEAIAERHACVIANVFHAGDGNLHPLICFDSRREGELQRAFAAGAEIMRLCLSVGGSITGEHGIGMEKIDFIPLMYSPDDLEAMRRVRAAFDSSSRCNPGKLLPSSRSCGETNISYRLHRIEREGLAQRI; this is translated from the coding sequence ATGGAGAAACCAAGGATCGTCAAAGAGCTGGCGGCTATTGTAGGCCCGGAGTGGGTGATCTCCGATCCGGATGAGTTGACCGTATACGAGTGTGACGGGATGACCTATCTGGAGAAGGCCATGCCCGATGTTGTGGTCCTTCCGGATAATACAGAGCAGGTCGTCGCGGTTGTAAAGCTTTGTGGCAGGGAGCAGCTTCCCTTTCTGCCGCGTGGAGCGGGAACCGGGCTGTCTGGCGGCGCTATTGCCGTTTCCGGCGGGGTGATCATCGGACTGAATCGCATGAATCGGATATTGGAGATTGATATCCCGAATCAGCGGGCTATCGTAGAGCCGGGCCTGGTGAACCTCGCCCTGACCCAGGCGGTTCAGGATCACAGCCACTATTTTGCCCCGGACCCGGCTAGCCAGGCCGCCTCCAGTATCGGCGGCAATGTGGCCGAGAACGCCGGAGGACCCCACTGCCTGAAGTACGGGACTACGACAACGCATATCCTCGGGCTCGAGGTGGTCCTGGCATCGGGGGAGATTGTCCAGGTCGGCGGCAAGACGCTGGACTGCCCAGGCTACGACCTAACCGGCCTGTTCGCCGGCTCTGAAGGGACCTTGGGGATCGCCACGAAGGTGACCGTTCGCCTCCTCCGCCAGGCCGAGGCCGTGAAGACCCTGCTGGCCTCCTTCCGCACCATCGACGCGGCGAGCGAGGTGGTATCGGAGATCATTGCTGCCGGCATCATCCCTGCCGCCCTGGAGATGATGGATCGACACATCATCAGGGCGCTTGAAGAGTGGTTGCATATCGGTTACCCTGAAGGCGCCGGCGCGGTGCTGCTGATAGAACTGGATGGGCCGGCCGCAGAGATCGAGGCCCAGACGAAGCAGATTACGCAGATTTGTAACCGGTGCGGCGCCCTGGACCTGCGGATCGCCATGGATGAACAGGAGCGGGCTTTGCTCTGGAGGGGACGGAAGGGCGCGGTTGCGGCCGTGGGCCGGATCACCCACGAATTTTACCTGCAGGATGGCGTCGTCCCGAGGACTACACTTCCGCGGGTGCTCAGGGAGGTCGAGGCGATCGCGGAGCGCCATGCCTGCGTGATTGCGAATGTATTCCACGCGGGTGACGGGAACCTCCATCCCCTGATCTGTTTCGACTCTCGCAGGGAAGGGGAGTTGCAGAGGGCCTTTGCAGCCGGGGCGGAGATCATGAGGCTCTGTCTCTCGGTCGGCGGCAGCATCACGGGGGAGCATGGGATCGGGATGGAGAAGATCGACTTCATTCCCCTCATGTACAGCCCCGACGACCTTGAGGCAATGCGGAGGGTTCGTGCGGCATTCGACAGCTCTTCACGGTGCAACCCCGGCAAGCTCTTGCCCTCCAGCAGGTCCTGCGGTGAAACCAACATCTCCTATCGACTGCACCGTATTGAACGGGAGGGCCTCGCCCAGCGTATCTGA
- a CDS encoding FAD linked oxidase-like protein codes for MTSERLAERLAEIVGADHVLATASCVAYAVDDQAPKAITFPGDAQELAEVMKYASSERLSVVPWGSGTQIGLGGIPARIDLVVGLKRLARIIDHEPGDLTATVQAGMRLRDVQASLRPSGQFLPFDPTGYERATIGGILATNASGPWRQRYGTARDLVIGIRIVHADGTITKGGTKVVKNVSGYDINKLYVGSLGTLGIILEATFRLYPLPAVEHTWIALFPTGESAACALAQILHSTIVCTRIELLSSVAAQPVGRQAGCAFPEGTVAVAVSVGSVPEAVDTQIAAIGKLCRQEGAVTEFLVEGSAQDSLWSAICNFSSASTDGRPWAMLKAGVLPTHVVDTIYHAETLARHLGLESAAISEAGCGIVRLYWRGAPGVTEPDPISIAKGIDELRHWVVRHGGSLVILSAPSAIKAAVDVWGPVGDALPLMRELKQQFDPFGCLSPGRFVGGI; via the coding sequence AGCGGCTGGCCGAAATCGTCGGGGCAGACCATGTCCTGGCGACGGCATCCTGCGTTGCGTATGCCGTAGATGATCAGGCTCCAAAGGCGATTACCTTTCCCGGAGACGCGCAGGAACTCGCAGAGGTTATGAAGTATGCGTCGTCCGAGCGACTTTCGGTCGTTCCGTGGGGGAGTGGAACACAGATCGGTCTTGGAGGTATCCCTGCAAGGATCGATCTGGTTGTTGGGCTGAAGCGGCTCGCGCGGATCATCGATCACGAACCGGGCGACCTGACGGCGACCGTTCAGGCTGGGATGCGGCTTCGTGACGTTCAGGCATCTCTTCGCCCCAGCGGCCAGTTTCTACCCTTTGATCCTACCGGCTACGAGCGAGCAACAATCGGGGGCATCCTTGCCACCAATGCGAGCGGCCCATGGCGACAGCGGTATGGAACCGCTCGCGACCTGGTCATCGGGATTCGCATCGTTCACGCGGACGGCACCATCACGAAGGGCGGCACGAAGGTGGTGAAGAACGTCAGCGGGTACGATATAAACAAACTCTACGTCGGCTCGCTGGGAACGCTTGGAATTATTCTTGAGGCGACCTTCAGACTCTACCCATTGCCGGCCGTAGAGCACACCTGGATCGCATTGTTCCCGACGGGCGAATCGGCCGCCTGCGCGCTGGCTCAGATCCTCCACTCGACCATCGTCTGCACCAGGATCGAGCTTCTCTCGTCCGTTGCGGCGCAACCGGTCGGCAGACAGGCCGGCTGTGCGTTTCCGGAGGGGACCGTCGCGGTGGCTGTGTCGGTGGGGAGTGTGCCTGAGGCGGTGGACACCCAGATCGCGGCCATCGGAAAGCTTTGTCGCCAGGAGGGCGCCGTGACAGAATTTCTCGTAGAGGGGAGCGCGCAAGACAGCCTGTGGAGCGCCATCTGCAATTTTTCCTCAGCAAGCACCGATGGTCGGCCGTGGGCGATGCTGAAGGCCGGCGTGCTGCCGACGCACGTTGTTGATACGATCTACCATGCCGAAACGCTGGCCCGGCATCTCGGCCTGGAGTCGGCCGCCATCTCTGAAGCCGGCTGCGGGATCGTCCGGCTGTACTGGAGGGGCGCACCGGGCGTCACGGAGCCGGATCCGATCTCTATCGCGAAGGGGATCGACGAACTTCGGCATTGGGTGGTACGTCATGGTGGAAGTCTGGTCATCCTGTCGGCGCCGTCGGCGATTAAGGCCGCCGTCGATGTATGGGGTCCCGTCGGCGACGCCCTGCCTCTGATGCGCGAATTAAAGCAACAGTTTGACCCCTTCGGGTGTCTCAGCCCTGGTCGCTTCGTGGGCGGAATCTGA